Proteins from one Listeria innocua genomic window:
- a CDS encoding PTS galactitol transporter subunit IIC, giving the protein MESLQSVIQFILNLGAAVFVPALMIIIGLIVRMKVRDAVSAGIILGVAFLGMNIVIGFMIEALTPAAQGLAERTGINLSILDGGWTSMATLAWAWPFAFLMFPLQLGINAIMLVINKTKTLNVDLWNVWGKILTAVLIIGVTQNVYLAFIVAGIQIVTELILCDANQRQIQELNGIPGVTVSHGMMIFCIFLMPIDWLLKKIPALRKDMDANALKDKIGIFAENHVMGFIIGGLLGIAAGYDVAKTLMLAMQAAAALTLFPMVAKLFMQALSPLSDGISEFMKRKFKNRELFIGLDWPILAGCSEVWVAIVLMVPVTLIFALILPGNGVLPFAGILNISLCAPALIVTGGNLIRMIILGTITTPIFLYVSTFFAGTITDLAHSTGAISLKAGQQITWSTLEYPVFRYIFAEASQFTILGFIFVAIWVVLLVFYVKMMKKRTIELEKASS; this is encoded by the coding sequence ATGGAGTCATTACAATCAGTTATACAGTTTATTTTGAATCTTGGAGCTGCCGTTTTTGTTCCAGCATTGATGATTATTATTGGGCTTATTGTACGAATGAAAGTAAGAGATGCGGTAAGTGCGGGGATTATCCTCGGAGTTGCTTTCCTTGGGATGAATATCGTTATTGGCTTTATGATTGAAGCTTTAACGCCTGCAGCACAAGGTCTTGCAGAACGAACAGGAATTAATTTAAGCATTTTAGATGGTGGATGGACCTCAATGGCGACACTAGCTTGGGCATGGCCATTTGCCTTCCTAATGTTCCCACTACAACTGGGGATTAATGCTATTATGCTTGTCATCAACAAAACAAAAACCTTGAACGTCGATTTATGGAATGTTTGGGGTAAAATTTTGACAGCTGTACTTATTATTGGTGTAACGCAAAATGTTTATTTGGCTTTTATCGTTGCCGGAATTCAAATTGTTACTGAACTTATTCTATGTGATGCCAACCAACGTCAAATTCAAGAATTAAACGGTATTCCGGGTGTAACAGTTTCCCACGGTATGATGATTTTCTGTATTTTCTTAATGCCAATTGATTGGCTACTGAAGAAAATCCCAGCACTACGTAAAGACATGGATGCCAACGCGTTAAAAGACAAAATTGGTATTTTTGCAGAAAACCATGTGATGGGCTTTATTATCGGTGGACTTTTAGGGATTGCTGCAGGATATGATGTAGCAAAAACGTTGATGTTAGCCATGCAAGCAGCAGCGGCATTAACACTTTTCCCAATGGTTGCGAAACTATTTATGCAAGCTTTATCACCATTATCTGATGGTATTTCTGAATTTATGAAACGTAAATTTAAAAATCGTGAACTTTTTATTGGACTAGATTGGCCAATTTTGGCAGGGTGTAGTGAAGTGTGGGTGGCAATCGTTCTTATGGTACCAGTTACACTTATCTTCGCGCTTATTCTACCAGGAAATGGCGTATTACCGTTCGCTGGGATTCTAAATATTTCCTTGTGTGCGCCGGCTCTGATTGTTACAGGTGGGAACTTGATTCGTATGATTATTCTTGGAACGATTACAACGCCGATTTTCTTATATGTATCTACATTTTTCGCAGGAACAATCACGGATTTAGCGCATTCTACAGGCGCGATTTCCCTCAAAGCTGGACAACAAATTACTTGGAGTACGCTTGAATATCCAGTATTCCGTTATATCTTTGCAGAAGCAAGTCAGTTCACTATTTTAGGCTTTATTTTTGTCGCAATTTGGGTAGTATTACTAGTATTTTACGTGAAAATGATGAAAAAACGAACAATTGAACTAGAAAAAGCTAGCTCTTAA
- a CDS encoding 1-phosphofructokinase, translated as MIYTITLNPAIDRLLFIRGELEKRKTNRVIKTEFDCGGKGLHVSGVLSKFGIKNEALGIAGSDNLDKLYAILKEKHINHDFLVEAGTSTRECFVVLSDDTNGSTMIPEAGFTVSQTNKDNLLKQIAKKVKKEDMVVIAGSPPPHYTLSDFKELLRTVKATGAFLGCDNSGEYLNLAVEMGVDFIKPNEDEVIAILDEKTNSLEENIRTLAEKIPYLVVSLGAKGSICAHNGKLYQVIPPKVQERNDTGAGDVFVGAFIAGLAMNMPITETLKVATGCSASKVMQQDSSSFDLEAAGKLKNQVSIIQLEER; from the coding sequence ATGATTTACACGATAACATTAAATCCAGCTATTGACCGGTTGCTTTTCATTCGTGGGGAGTTAGAAAAAAGGAAGACAAATCGAGTCATAAAAACAGAATTTGATTGCGGGGGAAAGGGGCTTCATGTTTCAGGAGTGTTATCCAAATTCGGTATTAAAAATGAAGCACTTGGAATTGCGGGATCAGACAATCTCGACAAACTATATGCCATTCTAAAAGAAAAACATATCAACCATGATTTCCTTGTAGAAGCTGGAACTTCGACAAGAGAATGCTTCGTCGTCTTAAGTGATGACACGAATGGCAGCACGATGATACCTGAAGCTGGTTTTACCGTAAGTCAGACCAACAAAGACAATCTTTTAAAACAAATCGCTAAAAAAGTTAAAAAAGAGGATATGGTGGTGATTGCTGGATCCCCGCCTCCTCATTATACATTATCTGATTTTAAAGAACTACTAAGAACTGTCAAAGCAACAGGGGCTTTTCTCGGATGTGATAACTCTGGTGAATATTTAAATTTAGCGGTCGAAATGGGCGTCGATTTCATTAAACCAAATGAAGATGAAGTAATCGCCATTTTAGACGAAAAAACGAATTCACTCGAAGAAAATATCCGCACTTTAGCCGAAAAGATCCCTTACCTGGTCGTTTCACTTGGAGCAAAAGGGTCCATTTGTGCACATAATGGCAAATTGTATCAAGTTATTCCACCGAAAGTGCAGGAACGAAATGATACTGGGGCTGGCGATGTATTTGTCGGGGCGTTTATTGCAGGACTTGCGATGAACATGCCAATTACAGAAACATTAAAAGTTGCGACAGGTTGTTCAGCCAGTAAAGTCATGCAACAAGACAGTTCGAGCTTTGATTTAGAAGCCGCTGGAAAACTCAAGAATCAAGTAAGTATTATACAATTGGAGGAGAGATAA
- a CDS encoding argininosuccinate synthase has protein sequence MTKEKIVLAYSGGLDTSVAIQWLVESGYEVIACCLDVGEGKNLDFIKEKAITVGASASYTIDAKEEFAENFALIALQAHAYYEGKYPLISALSRPLIAKKLVEVARQEGASAIAHGCTGKGNDQVRFEVAIHALAPDLKVVSPVRDWKWSREEEINYAKEHNIPVPIDLDNPFSIDQNLWGRSNECGVLENPWTTPPEAAYDLTVSLEDAPDTADIVEITFDAGIPISLNGENMSLANLILTLNEIAGKHGVGRIDHIENRLVGIKSREVYECPAAVTLITAHKELEDLTFVREVAHFKPIIEQKISETIYNGLWFSPLTEALIAFLKSTQKFVNGTIRVKLFKGHAIVEGRKSPNSLYDENLATYTSSDTFDQDAAVGFIKLFGLPTKVSAEVNSKVTITTEV, from the coding sequence ATGACGAAAGAAAAAATCGTATTAGCTTACTCTGGTGGGTTAGATACTTCTGTTGCAATTCAGTGGCTAGTGGAATCAGGTTATGAAGTTATCGCATGTTGTTTAGACGTTGGTGAAGGGAAAAATTTGGATTTTATTAAAGAAAAAGCGATTACTGTCGGTGCAAGTGCATCTTATACAATTGATGCCAAGGAAGAATTTGCCGAAAACTTTGCTTTAATCGCCCTTCAAGCTCATGCCTATTATGAAGGAAAATATCCACTTATTTCTGCTTTAAGTCGTCCTTTAATCGCGAAAAAATTAGTAGAAGTAGCTCGTCAAGAAGGCGCATCTGCTATCGCTCATGGTTGTACTGGTAAAGGAAATGACCAAGTTCGGTTTGAAGTTGCGATTCATGCTCTTGCTCCTGATTTAAAAGTCGTTTCCCCTGTCCGGGACTGGAAATGGTCTAGAGAAGAAGAAATCAATTACGCCAAAGAACATAACATCCCCGTTCCAATTGATTTAGATAATCCTTTCTCGATTGACCAAAACCTTTGGGGCAGAAGTAACGAATGTGGTGTGCTTGAAAACCCATGGACAACGCCACCAGAAGCGGCTTACGACTTAACAGTTAGCTTAGAAGATGCACCTGACACGGCGGATATTGTCGAAATTACATTTGATGCCGGTATTCCTATTTCTCTTAATGGCGAAAATATGAGCCTAGCAAATTTAATTCTTACTTTAAACGAAATTGCTGGAAAACATGGCGTTGGTAGAATTGACCATATCGAAAATCGTTTAGTTGGTATTAAATCACGTGAAGTATACGAATGTCCCGCCGCAGTTACTTTAATTACTGCACATAAAGAATTAGAAGATTTAACTTTTGTTCGTGAAGTGGCACATTTCAAACCTATTATTGAACAAAAAATCAGCGAAACAATTTACAATGGCTTATGGTTTTCGCCTTTAACAGAAGCATTAATTGCCTTCTTAAAATCCACGCAAAAATTCGTGAACGGTACGATTCGCGTAAAACTATTTAAAGGTCATGCCATCGTCGAAGGAAGAAAATCACCGAATTCGCTTTATGATGAAAACTTAGCGACTTATACTTCTTCCGATACATTCGACCAAGATGCAGCTGTTGGTTTCATCAAGCTATTTGGACTACCAACGAAAGTGAGCGCAGAAGTCAATTCAAAAGTTACAATAACAACTGAGGTGTAA
- the argH gene encoding argininosuccinate lyase has translation MEKLWGGRFQGKSEAWIDDFGASISFDQKMAKEDLAGSLAHVAMLAKCGIISDSEASEITAGLKILQEKLALGELEFSTVNEDIHLNIEKLLHEEIGPVAGKLHTARSRNDQVATDMHLYLKEAVAEIIQSLKHLRAVLVQKAEANVETIMPGYTHLQHAQPISFAHHLLAYFGMFTRDLERLEESVKRIDISPLGSAALAGTTFPIDRAYSAELLGFSAVYENSLDGVSDRDFIIEFLSNSSILMMHLSRFCEELILWTSHEFQFVELTDAFSTGSSIMPQKKNPDMAELIRGKTGRVYGNLFGMLTVLKGLPLAYNKDLQEDKEGMFDTLETVHTSLDIFAGMIETMKINADIMEESTQKDFSNATELADYLAKKGVPFREAHEIVGKLVLECTQNGIYLQDVALSHYQEIHPLIEEDIYTVLASKTAVQKRNSYGGTGFDQIHVALANAKKTL, from the coding sequence ATGGAAAAACTATGGGGCGGACGTTTTCAAGGGAAAAGTGAAGCATGGATTGATGACTTTGGTGCTTCGATTTCTTTTGATCAAAAAATGGCGAAAGAAGACTTGGCGGGAAGCTTGGCACATGTCGCAATGCTAGCAAAATGTGGTATTATTTCTGATTCTGAGGCGAGTGAAATTACCGCTGGGCTAAAAATCCTCCAAGAAAAATTAGCGCTTGGGGAACTGGAATTTAGTACTGTAAACGAAGATATTCATTTAAATATCGAAAAACTGTTACACGAGGAAATCGGGCCTGTCGCGGGAAAACTTCATACGGCGCGCAGTCGGAATGACCAAGTTGCAACAGACATGCATTTGTATTTAAAAGAAGCAGTCGCAGAAATTATTCAATCGTTAAAACATTTGCGCGCGGTGCTTGTCCAAAAAGCGGAGGCGAACGTCGAAACGATTATGCCTGGCTATACACACTTGCAACACGCCCAACCCATCTCTTTTGCGCATCATTTATTAGCTTATTTTGGTATGTTTACACGTGATTTAGAGCGCTTAGAAGAAAGTGTCAAACGGATTGATATTTCGCCACTTGGGTCTGCGGCGCTCGCTGGAACGACTTTTCCAATTGATCGGGCCTATAGCGCTGAACTTCTTGGTTTTTCCGCTGTTTATGAAAATAGCTTAGACGGCGTGAGCGATCGTGATTTTATTATCGAGTTTCTTAGTAACAGTTCTATTTTAATGATGCATTTATCGCGTTTTTGTGAAGAATTGATACTTTGGACGAGCCATGAATTTCAATTTGTGGAATTAACGGACGCTTTTTCAACAGGAAGTTCGATTATGCCACAAAAGAAAAATCCCGATATGGCCGAATTAATTCGTGGGAAAACGGGTCGTGTTTACGGAAACCTTTTCGGCATGTTAACAGTTTTAAAGGGGCTGCCGCTCGCTTATAATAAAGATTTACAAGAAGATAAAGAAGGCATGTTTGATACGCTTGAGACGGTTCATACAAGCTTAGATATATTCGCGGGAATGATTGAAACGATGAAGATCAATGCAGATATAATGGAAGAATCGACGCAAAAAGATTTTTCCAATGCGACCGAACTAGCGGATTATCTCGCGAAAAAAGGCGTTCCATTTAGAGAAGCGCATGAGATTGTTGGGAAATTGGTGCTTGAATGTACGCAAAATGGGATTTATTTGCAAGACGTCGCACTTAGCCACTACCAAGAAATCCATCCGCTTATTGAGGAAGACATTTATACTGTTCTTGCTTCAAAAACAGCGGTTCAAAAGAGAAATTCATATGGCGGTACGGGGTTTGATCAAATCCACGTTGCACTCGCCAATGCGAAAAAAACATTATAA
- a CDS encoding PTS sugar transporter subunit IIB: MKKVIVACGSGVATSQTVASKVERILKEKGVRATVEAVDIKSLDQHIKTSDVYVAITKANKEFDIPTLNGIAFLTGMGMDEETEKLLNALK; this comes from the coding sequence GTGAAAAAAGTTATCGTAGCATGTGGATCAGGAGTGGCAACAAGTCAAACAGTTGCCTCTAAAGTAGAACGTATTTTAAAAGAAAAAGGAGTTCGCGCAACAGTAGAAGCAGTAGACATTAAATCATTAGACCAACATATTAAAACGAGTGATGTATATGTGGCGATTACTAAAGCGAATAAGGAATTTGATATTCCAACATTAAATGGTATTGCGTTCTTAACTGGCATGGGCATGGACGAAGAAACAGAAAAATTACTTAACGCCTTAAAATAA
- a CDS encoding glycine betaine uptake BCCT transporter — protein sequence MKKLTNVFWGASLLVLIAVLFGAFLPEQFETLTTNVQRFLTSNFGWYYLFVVAIIIIFCIFLILSPIGSIRLGKPGEKPGYSNKSWFAMLFSAGMGIGLVFWGAAEPLSHFAVQAPGGEVGSQAAMKDALRYSFFHWGISAWSIYAIVALALAYFKFRKDTPGLISATLYPILGKHAKGPLGQLIDIIAVFATVIGVATTLGLGAQQINGGLTYLFHVPNNFTVQLIIIVIVTVLFLLSAMSGLDKGIQLLSNVNIYVAGVLLILTLILGPTLFIMNNFTNSFGDYLQNIIQMSFQTAPNAPDARKWIDSWTIFYWAWWLSWSPFVGIFIARISRGRTIRQFLLGVIVLPALVSIFWFAVFGGSAIFVDQYKDTALSTLATEQVLFGVFDQFPFGIVLSIVAMILIAVFFITSADSATFVLGMQTTGGSLNPPNSVKVTWGLLQSGIASVLLYAGGLTALQNASIIAAFPFSIVIILMIVSLFVSLTKEQEKLGLYVRPKKSQRSKL from the coding sequence ATGAAAAAATTAACGAACGTCTTTTGGGGAGCTAGTCTATTAGTTCTCATAGCAGTTTTGTTTGGTGCTTTTTTGCCAGAACAATTTGAAACTCTTACAACAAATGTCCAAAGATTTTTAACAAGTAATTTCGGTTGGTACTACCTTTTTGTAGTCGCAATCATTATCATTTTTTGCATATTTTTAATATTAAGCCCGATTGGCTCTATTCGACTCGGGAAACCCGGCGAGAAACCAGGATATAGTAATAAGTCTTGGTTCGCAATGTTGTTTAGTGCCGGTATGGGAATTGGACTTGTTTTCTGGGGAGCTGCTGAACCGCTATCCCATTTTGCCGTTCAAGCTCCTGGTGGTGAAGTTGGCTCTCAAGCTGCGATGAAAGATGCGCTTCGTTATTCTTTTTTTCATTGGGGAATTTCCGCTTGGTCCATTTATGCAATAGTTGCCTTAGCGCTAGCTTACTTTAAGTTTCGAAAGGATACTCCTGGTCTAATAAGCGCCACACTTTATCCGATATTAGGTAAACATGCGAAAGGACCACTTGGACAATTAATCGATATTATCGCTGTTTTCGCTACGGTTATCGGAGTAGCAACCACGCTTGGACTTGGAGCTCAGCAAATCAATGGCGGTCTTACATATTTATTTCATGTCCCTAACAACTTTACAGTGCAACTAATCATCATTGTCATTGTCACTGTTTTATTTTTATTATCAGCAATGTCTGGCTTAGATAAAGGAATTCAGTTATTAAGTAATGTGAATATTTATGTCGCTGGCGTATTACTTATTCTAACGTTAATTCTAGGACCTACGCTTTTTATTATGAATAACTTCACTAATTCGTTTGGTGATTATTTACAGAACATTATCCAAATGAGTTTCCAAACTGCACCAAATGCGCCTGATGCTAGAAAATGGATTGATTCATGGACCATTTTTTACTGGGCATGGTGGCTATCGTGGTCTCCATTTGTCGGTATCTTTATTGCCAGAATTTCGCGCGGTCGGACGATTCGTCAATTTTTATTAGGTGTTATCGTGCTTCCTGCGTTAGTTAGCATTTTCTGGTTTGCAGTGTTTGGTGGTTCAGCGATTTTTGTCGATCAATACAAAGATACGGCCCTTTCCACTTTAGCGACCGAACAAGTCCTTTTTGGGGTATTTGATCAATTTCCATTTGGCATCGTATTATCTATTGTTGCGATGATTTTAATTGCCGTGTTCTTCATTACTTCTGCCGATTCTGCGACCTTTGTTTTAGGTATGCAAACGACTGGTGGCTCTTTAAACCCACCAAACTCGGTAAAAGTAACATGGGGGCTTTTACAGTCTGGAATAGCGAGTGTACTTCTTTATGCAGGCGGTCTTACAGCGCTACAAAACGCATCAATTATTGCCGCTTTTCCATTTTCGATAGTGATTATCTTAATGATAGTTTCACTGTTTGTTTCTTTAACAAAAGAACAAGAAAAACTCGGCCTGTATGTTCGACCGAAAAAATCACAACGTTCCAAACTATAA
- a CDS encoding class II aldolase/adducin family protein yields MLYQKEREDLAKIVKTMFDRFETNAAGGNVSVRMNNEHIIMTPTLMSQAKLCDLSPYEILVVDNNNEVVEGDGRITREINLHRACYVENPKIGCVLHAHPKESMLFATLGMELPNLTEATQKIGRIPTLEFAPATSPELAEIVRKHVIELGEKAVPSASLLNKHGIVVLETSLHKAYDMLERIEYNAYIAEKAMVFDALGIKKLAHDRELNYNLEE; encoded by the coding sequence ATGTTATACCAAAAAGAACGTGAAGATTTAGCCAAAATAGTGAAGACGATGTTTGACCGCTTTGAAACAAATGCTGCGGGAGGAAATGTAAGTGTGCGCATGAATAATGAGCATATTATTATGACACCAACGCTGATGAGCCAAGCAAAACTTTGCGATCTTTCCCCATATGAAATTCTTGTAGTAGATAACAATAATGAAGTCGTAGAAGGAGACGGAAGAATTACTCGAGAAATCAACTTGCACCGTGCCTGCTATGTAGAAAACCCAAAAATTGGCTGTGTTCTTCATGCTCATCCAAAAGAATCGATGTTATTTGCAACACTTGGTATGGAACTTCCGAATTTAACAGAAGCAACGCAAAAAATCGGTCGAATTCCAACACTTGAATTTGCACCAGCGACTAGTCCAGAACTTGCTGAAATCGTACGTAAACATGTCATCGAACTTGGTGAAAAAGCTGTTCCTAGTGCGAGTTTATTAAATAAACACGGCATTGTTGTTTTAGAAACATCCCTGCATAAAGCATATGATATGTTGGAACGGATTGAATACAATGCTTATATTGCAGAAAAGGCAATGGTCTTTGATGCTTTAGGTATTAAAAAATTAGCTCATGACCGCGAATTAAATTATAATTTGGAGGAGTAA
- a CDS encoding PTS sugar transporter subunit IIA produces the protein MDYHDLFQKELTLINSSYESQAELFECTSNILEKEQYVEATFREAVTNREVIFPTGLEMNGIKIAIPHTDTIYVKRPFVLVNKLSTPIPFIQMGSSEKWIDVEVIFMLGIKNPKDQVPLLSSIMEKFMEADFVEQIKEINDSSALCDFLKKQFGE, from the coding sequence GTGGATTACCATGATTTGTTTCAAAAAGAGTTAACCCTGATAAATTCAAGCTACGAGAGTCAGGCAGAACTTTTTGAATGTACTAGCAATATTTTAGAAAAAGAGCAGTATGTAGAGGCGACTTTTAGAGAAGCAGTAACAAACCGAGAAGTTATTTTCCCTACTGGACTTGAGATGAATGGTATCAAAATCGCAATTCCTCATACCGATACGATTTATGTAAAACGACCTTTTGTACTCGTAAACAAGCTTTCTACACCAATTCCTTTTATTCAAATGGGATCAAGTGAGAAATGGATTGATGTTGAAGTAATTTTCATGTTAGGTATTAAAAATCCAAAAGATCAAGTTCCACTGCTTTCAAGTATCATGGAAAAATTTATGGAAGCAGACTTTGTGGAACAAATAAAGGAAATAAATGATAGCAGCGCATTATGTGATTTTCTAAAAAAACAATTTGGAGAGTGA
- the pdxS gene encoding pyridoxal 5'-phosphate synthase lyase subunit PdxS, translated as MEKKVGTDRVKRGMAQMQKGGVIMDVVNAEQAKIAEEAGAVAVMALERVPSDIRAAGGVARMADPRIVEEVMNAVSIPVMAKARIGHITEARVLEAMGVDYIDESEVLTPADDEFHLLKSDFTVPFVCGCRDIGEALRRIGEGAAMLRTKGEPGTGNIVEAVRHMRQVNGQIRQIASMTDDELMVAAKNFGAPYELVKEIKTLGKLPVVNFAAGGVATPADAALMMELGADGVFVGSGIFKSDNPAKFASAIVQATTYYTDYELIGKLSKELGSPMKGIEMSRLNPEDRMQDRSF; from the coding sequence ATGGAGAAAAAAGTTGGTACAGACCGTGTAAAACGTGGAATGGCGCAAATGCAAAAAGGCGGCGTCATTATGGATGTTGTAAATGCTGAACAGGCAAAAATCGCCGAAGAAGCTGGTGCAGTAGCAGTTATGGCACTTGAACGTGTTCCTTCTGACATTCGTGCAGCTGGTGGCGTCGCTCGTATGGCTGATCCTCGTATTGTGGAAGAAGTAATGAATGCTGTTTCTATCCCTGTTATGGCAAAAGCTCGAATTGGTCATATTACAGAAGCACGTGTCCTCGAAGCAATGGGCGTCGACTATATTGATGAAAGCGAAGTATTAACCCCGGCCGACGATGAATTCCATTTACTTAAATCAGACTTCACAGTTCCTTTCGTATGTGGTTGCCGTGATATAGGTGAAGCGCTCCGCCGTATTGGTGAAGGTGCTGCCATGCTCCGTACAAAAGGGGAACCCGGAACAGGAAATATCGTCGAAGCAGTCCGTCATATGCGCCAAGTAAATGGCCAAATCCGCCAAATTGCAAGCATGACAGATGATGAATTAATGGTTGCCGCTAAAAATTTCGGTGCTCCATATGAACTTGTAAAAGAAATTAAAACGCTAGGTAAACTTCCGGTCGTTAACTTTGCCGCTGGTGGTGTTGCGACTCCAGCTGATGCAGCTTTAATGATGGAACTTGGAGCAGACGGTGTTTTCGTTGGATCAGGTATTTTCAAATCCGATAACCCTGCTAAATTTGCCAGTGCGATTGTTCAAGCTACTACCTACTATACAGACTATGAATTAATCGGAAAACTGTCCAAAGAGCTAGGTTCCCCGATGAAAGGAATCGAAATGTCTCGTCTTAATCCAGAAGACAGAATGCAAGATCGGAGTTTTTAA
- a CDS encoding BglG family transcription antiterminator, which translates to MEQDCKELITYLLLNRQVNLRNVSKNFKVSKEAIGAQITQINHLLKSEPILIDHDMIFVTDVCREACYRLLTAEEQQLFSFYEVNIRRKLIMIKLLLHNHYMSLGALADYVYVSKNTMLTDVKSIKESLHEFEIQLDYSRKDGYAVSGSEFLIRNLLAELIREVVQTPYGKFVLDEKKLITVSEVFLLKKRLEKVESKLQITFTDEQMEELPYILHGIIKRAKVTNRKWTFKIEMYDIKNTREFPIMKEMFWGYDFLSENDLLYLSLQVLASNLVESALHFSDSEEIAYAVDEFIGLLEMYFATEIMKKNEFKEKVILHVRPAIYRTILGFQINNPLKKQFIKEYNPTFNIVEKASKPFEKLVGHKWSEEEIVYLSMIVLGWMYQIEETEQPIFRAVVLCKSGTSISKLLLENLKMMFPNIDFQGAYAVRQLNSVARDIDFVFTTVPVQSSATIFVIPSILSKDSRQILREQVDKAIEMDSHKKTKELLAMLKDDIPEENIHLVQEKVESFFSKKEQPAEKKEPEKMQITPEQIHFLETPLKWEELVFAAFSPMLERGTVAASYIKTCEEIFYQNYEQMMIGPNIYLPHAKPVNGVIKQDIQLMIMKADTRTPANETVKIMIALAPSEQNKHIPLLLKLNEIFLQPEKLAELLASTNKKKIVEILERG; encoded by the coding sequence ATGGAACAGGATTGTAAGGAATTAATTACTTATCTGCTCTTGAATCGGCAAGTGAATCTTAGAAATGTTTCCAAGAATTTTAAAGTATCCAAAGAAGCAATTGGCGCACAGATTACACAAATAAACCATCTACTAAAGTCAGAACCAATTTTAATTGACCATGACATGATTTTTGTTACAGATGTATGTAGGGAAGCTTGTTACCGGCTTTTAACTGCGGAAGAACAACAGCTATTTTCGTTTTATGAGGTGAATATTCGTCGCAAACTCATCATGATTAAATTACTGCTTCATAATCATTACATGTCACTCGGCGCACTTGCAGACTATGTTTATGTAAGTAAAAACACGATGTTAACCGATGTAAAAAGCATTAAAGAAAGCTTGCATGAGTTTGAAATTCAACTTGATTATTCACGAAAAGATGGTTATGCGGTTTCGGGTTCGGAATTTCTGATTCGTAATTTACTGGCAGAACTGATTCGCGAAGTCGTTCAAACCCCATACGGAAAATTCGTGCTGGATGAAAAAAAACTCATTACCGTAAGCGAAGTCTTTTTACTAAAGAAACGGCTGGAAAAAGTCGAAAGTAAGCTCCAAATTACATTCACCGATGAGCAAATGGAAGAATTGCCCTATATTCTCCACGGCATCATCAAGCGGGCCAAAGTAACGAATAGGAAATGGACTTTTAAAATTGAAATGTATGACATCAAAAATACCCGAGAGTTCCCGATAATGAAAGAAATGTTTTGGGGTTATGACTTTTTAAGTGAAAATGATTTGCTTTACCTATCACTACAAGTACTTGCTTCGAACTTAGTCGAGTCGGCACTTCATTTCTCAGACAGTGAAGAAATCGCCTATGCAGTTGATGAGTTCATCGGCTTACTTGAAATGTATTTTGCAACTGAAATCATGAAGAAAAATGAGTTTAAAGAAAAAGTGATTTTACATGTTAGACCAGCAATTTACCGGACGATTTTAGGTTTTCAAATCAATAATCCGCTTAAAAAACAGTTTATTAAAGAATATAATCCAACATTTAACATTGTAGAAAAAGCATCGAAACCATTTGAAAAGCTCGTTGGTCATAAGTGGTCAGAGGAGGAAATCGTGTATCTTTCTATGATAGTTCTTGGATGGATGTATCAAATTGAAGAAACAGAGCAACCAATTTTCCGCGCCGTCGTTCTGTGCAAAAGCGGTACATCCATCTCCAAACTACTCTTAGAAAACTTGAAAATGATGTTCCCAAATATTGATTTTCAAGGAGCTTATGCGGTTCGGCAATTAAATTCAGTGGCACGTGATATTGATTTTGTTTTTACAACTGTGCCCGTTCAAAGCAGCGCGACCATTTTTGTTATTCCGTCGATTTTAAGTAAAGATAGTCGGCAAATCCTCAGAGAACAAGTTGATAAAGCTATTGAAATGGACAGCCATAAAAAAACCAAAGAACTGCTCGCTATGTTAAAAGATGATATTCCTGAAGAAAATATCCATTTAGTTCAAGAAAAAGTAGAATCATTTTTTAGTAAAAAAGAGCAACCTGCTGAGAAAAAAGAGCCAGAAAAGATGCAGATTACCCCAGAACAAATTCATTTTTTAGAAACGCCACTCAAGTGGGAAGAACTTGTTTTTGCAGCATTTTCACCAATGTTAGAACGAGGGACAGTGGCGGCAAGCTATATTAAGACTTGTGAAGAAATATTCTATCAAAACTATGAGCAGATGATGATCGGACCGAATATTTATTTGCCTCACGCGAAGCCAGTAAATGGTGTAATAAAGCAGGATATTCAGTTGATGATAATGAAAGCGGACACAAGAACGCCGGCAAATGAAACAGTTAAAATTATGATCGCACTAGCACCGTCCGAACAAAATAAACATATACCATTATTACTAAAATTGAACGAAATTTTCTTACAACCAGAGAAATTAGCGGAACTTCTCGCTTCTACTAACAAAAAGAAAATCGTTGAAATCCTTGAAAGGGGGTGA